One Novosphingobium sp. EMRT-2 DNA segment encodes these proteins:
- a CDS encoding J domain-containing protein codes for MRQDKFHGRVHNAGRLCNAPGCDQPGEFRAPGVRASGFDGPGDYRWFCLDHIRAFNAGYDFFAGMTPDEILAAQSPLAGWDTHSRAFRPDAGIDAAPRWADFADPLEAIAARAKARRQDHRNAQEAAQRGIGPEERAAYEVLGLAFDADRRALRSRYSELVRRYHPDRNGGDRSHEGRLQQVVEAYNRLKATRAFA; via the coding sequence ATGAGGCAAGACAAGTTCCATGGCCGCGTCCACAATGCGGGGCGCCTGTGCAATGCTCCCGGCTGCGACCAGCCGGGAGAATTCCGCGCGCCCGGCGTGCGCGCTTCGGGCTTCGACGGCCCCGGCGATTACCGCTGGTTCTGCCTCGATCATATCCGCGCGTTCAACGCTGGCTATGATTTCTTCGCCGGCATGACGCCTGACGAGATTCTGGCCGCGCAATCGCCGCTGGCGGGCTGGGATACGCATTCCCGCGCGTTTCGACCCGATGCGGGCATCGACGCGGCTCCGCGTTGGGCCGACTTCGCCGACCCGCTCGAGGCGATAGCCGCCCGGGCGAAGGCGCGCCGTCAGGATCATCGCAACGCGCAGGAAGCTGCGCAGCGCGGGATCGGCCCCGAAGAACGCGCGGCTTACGAGGTGCTGGGGCTGGCCTTCGATGCCGATCGCCGGGCGCTACGATCGCGCTATTCGGAACTGGTCCGGCGCTATCATCCCGATCGCAACGGTGGCGACCGCAGCCACGAAGGACGGCTGCAGCAGGTGGTGGAAGCCTACAACCGGCTCAAGGCGACGCGGGCCTTCGCCTGA
- a CDS encoding DUF2332 domain-containing protein, with translation MTGKYEFVDMQATGMDAIATAFANQVAYCLNAGAPVTARVCAAVAQLLERGERGPLLDRIRGWQGAPLADALPLRVAGALHGLHLSGRVPALAALYAGAQDIDDAAIIAGVIAAHDADLQPWLDGPPQTNEAGRSANFVAAMLWLAEQGLPPRFQCLEIGSSGGINLMLARYHYALGGVDVGPESGAMRIAPAWQGAPPPARAIEIASTRGCDVAPVDLADPAQALRLKAFVWPEMTERFQRLEAAIDAARAAPPDLVKMNAADFVEAELARPQAAGTTRVLMHSIVWQYVPGDQQERVTAAMEAAGARASADKALAWIALEANREIHLHELVVRYWPGDGAPRMLARAHPHGTSIDWRG, from the coding sequence ATGACAGGAAAATATGAATTCGTCGATATGCAGGCGACGGGCATGGATGCTATCGCCACTGCCTTCGCCAACCAGGTCGCCTATTGCCTGAATGCTGGCGCGCCGGTTACCGCGCGGGTCTGCGCCGCCGTGGCGCAGTTGCTGGAGCGCGGGGAGCGCGGCCCGTTGCTCGACCGGATTCGCGGGTGGCAGGGCGCGCCGCTGGCCGATGCGCTGCCGTTGCGCGTGGCGGGGGCGCTGCACGGGCTGCACCTGTCCGGCCGCGTGCCGGCGCTGGCGGCGCTCTATGCCGGGGCGCAGGACATCGACGATGCCGCGATCATTGCGGGGGTGATCGCCGCGCATGACGCGGACCTTCAGCCCTGGCTCGACGGACCGCCGCAGACCAACGAGGCGGGGCGCTCCGCCAATTTCGTCGCGGCGATGCTGTGGCTGGCCGAACAGGGCCTGCCGCCGCGCTTCCAGTGCCTGGAAATCGGATCGAGCGGCGGGATCAATCTGATGCTGGCGCGCTACCACTATGCGCTGGGCGGCGTGGACGTGGGGCCGGAGTCGGGCGCGATGCGGATCGCCCCCGCATGGCAGGGCGCGCCACCGCCGGCGCGCGCCATCGAGATCGCGTCCACGCGCGGCTGCGACGTCGCCCCGGTCGATCTGGCGGACCCGGCGCAGGCGCTGCGGCTCAAGGCGTTCGTCTGGCCGGAAATGACCGAGCGTTTCCAGCGGCTGGAAGCGGCGATTGATGCAGCGCGCGCCGCTCCGCCCGATCTGGTGAAGATGAACGCCGCCGATTTCGTCGAGGCGGAACTGGCCAGGCCGCAAGCCGCGGGGACGACGCGCGTGCTGATGCATTCGATCGTCTGGCAATATGTGCCCGGCGACCAACAGGAGCGCGTTACCGCCGCCATGGAGGCGGCCGGCGCGCGCGCTTCGGCGGACAAGGCGCTGGCGTGGATAGCGCTCGAAGCCAACCGCGAGATTCATCTGCACGAACTCGTCGTGCGCTATTGGCCGGGCGACGGCGCACCGCGCATGCTGGCGCGGGCGCATCCGCACGGCACGTCGATCGACTGGCGCGGCTGA
- the hisG gene encoding ATP phosphoribosyltransferase, which translates to MTPAAPPASQLVFALPKGRILDEALPLLAQAGVVPEPEFHDKNSRALSFATNQPDVKIIRVRAFDVATFVAHGAAQAGIVGSDVIDEFDYADLYAPVDLDIGHCRLSVAEPVAVDGAADVARESHARVATKYPNLTRRHFEKLGVQAEVVKLNGAMELAPSLGLASRIVDLVSTGRTLKDNGLVETSRIMPVSARLIVNRAALKTDSARLGGLIDAFRALVAERKAA; encoded by the coding sequence ATGACTCCAGCCGCACCGCCCGCCTCGCAGCTCGTCTTCGCCCTGCCCAAGGGCCGCATCCTCGATGAAGCGTTGCCCCTGCTCGCGCAAGCCGGGGTGGTGCCCGAGCCGGAGTTCCATGACAAGAACTCCCGCGCGCTGAGTTTCGCGACGAACCAGCCGGACGTGAAGATCATCCGCGTCCGCGCCTTCGACGTGGCGACGTTCGTGGCCCACGGTGCGGCGCAGGCCGGCATCGTCGGGTCGGACGTGATCGATGAGTTCGACTATGCCGATCTCTACGCGCCGGTCGATCTCGACATCGGGCATTGCCGGCTTTCCGTGGCCGAGCCGGTCGCGGTGGACGGCGCGGCGGACGTGGCGCGCGAAAGCCATGCCCGCGTCGCCACCAAGTATCCCAACCTCACGCGGCGGCACTTCGAGAAGCTGGGCGTGCAGGCCGAAGTGGTGAAGCTCAACGGCGCGATGGAACTGGCGCCCTCGCTGGGGTTGGCCAGCCGGATCGTGGACCTAGTGTCCACCGGCCGCACGCTGAAGGACAACGGCCTTGTCGAAACCAGCCGGATCATGCCGGTTTCGGCGCGGCTGATCGTCAACCGCGCCGCGCTTAAGACCGATAGCGCCCGGCTTGGCGGCCTGATCGATGCGTTCCGCGCGCTGGTGGCGGAAAGGAAGGCGGCCTGA
- a CDS encoding phosphoenolpyruvate carboxykinase: MSDSRLNVPLSQQGFPEPAELFANLGTAPLVEHAVRNGEGLLAAEGPFVVATGKHTGRSAKDKFIVKDSETENTVWWGKTNVAMTPEHFAALKADFLKALAEKDRLYVADLFGGSQPEHRVNVRVINELAWHNLFIRTLLVRPSESELATFAPEYTIIDLPSFRADPERHGSRSETVIAVNFTEKLILIGGTAYAGEMKKSVFGILNYLLPVKGVMPMHCSANIGQDGKTAVFFGLSGTGKTTLSADASRTLIGDDEHGWSDTAVFNFEGGCYAKMIRLSAEAEPEIFATTKRFGTVLENVVIDPDTRLLDLDDNSLAENSRGSYPIDFIPNASEENLGPVPANLIFLTADAYGVLPPIARLTPDQAMYHFLSGYTARVAGTEIGVTEPEATFSTCFGAPFMPRHPSVYGNLLKERIAKGGVKCWLVNTGWSGGKATMEGIKRMPIKATRALLNAALDGSLNDAKFSKDPNFGFEVPVAVPGVDSKLLDPRASWADAEEYDRTAQTLVRQFIDNFAQFADHVDESVRQAAPVSATEAA, translated from the coding sequence GTGTCCGATAGCCGCCTGAACGTGCCCCTTTCGCAGCAGGGCTTCCCCGAACCCGCCGAACTCTTCGCCAACCTGGGCACGGCTCCGCTGGTCGAGCACGCCGTCCGCAATGGCGAGGGCCTGCTCGCCGCCGAAGGCCCGTTCGTGGTCGCCACCGGCAAGCACACCGGACGTTCGGCCAAGGACAAGTTCATCGTCAAGGACTCCGAAACCGAAAACACGGTTTGGTGGGGCAAGACCAACGTCGCCATGACGCCGGAACACTTTGCCGCGCTGAAGGCTGATTTCCTGAAGGCGCTGGCCGAAAAGGACCGGCTCTACGTGGCCGACCTGTTCGGCGGTTCGCAGCCGGAACACCGCGTCAACGTGCGCGTCATCAACGAACTGGCCTGGCATAACCTGTTCATCCGCACGCTGCTGGTCCGCCCGAGCGAAAGCGAGCTTGCGACGTTCGCGCCGGAATACACGATCATCGACCTGCCCAGCTTCCGCGCCGATCCCGAGCGCCATGGCAGCCGCAGCGAAACCGTGATCGCGGTCAACTTCACCGAAAAGCTGATCCTGATCGGCGGCACCGCCTATGCCGGCGAAATGAAGAAGTCGGTGTTCGGCATCCTCAACTACCTGCTGCCCGTGAAGGGCGTGATGCCGATGCACTGTTCGGCCAATATCGGGCAGGACGGCAAGACCGCGGTGTTCTTCGGCCTTTCCGGCACCGGCAAGACCACGCTTTCGGCCGACGCCAGCCGCACCCTGATCGGCGATGACGAACATGGCTGGTCCGATACCGCCGTGTTCAATTTCGAAGGCGGCTGCTACGCCAAGATGATCCGCCTTTCGGCCGAAGCCGAACCGGAAATCTTCGCCACAACCAAGCGCTTCGGCACCGTGCTGGAAAACGTGGTGATCGATCCGGACACGCGCCTGCTCGATCTCGACGACAACTCGCTCGCGGAAAACAGCCGTGGTTCCTATCCCATCGATTTCATTCCGAACGCGTCGGAGGAAAACCTGGGGCCGGTGCCGGCGAACCTGATCTTCCTGACGGCCGATGCCTACGGCGTACTGCCGCCGATCGCGCGCCTAACCCCGGACCAGGCGATGTACCACTTCCTGTCGGGCTACACCGCGCGCGTCGCCGGCACCGAAATCGGCGTGACCGAACCGGAAGCGACCTTCTCCACCTGCTTCGGCGCGCCGTTCATGCCGCGCCATCCCTCGGTCTATGGCAATCTGCTGAAGGAACGCATTGCCAAGGGCGGCGTGAAGTGCTGGCTGGTCAACACCGGCTGGTCGGGCGGCAAGGCGACGATGGAAGGCATCAAGCGCATGCCGATCAAGGCGACGCGCGCGCTGCTCAACGCCGCGCTCGACGGCAGCCTGAACGACGCCAAGTTCAGCAAGGACCCGAACTTCGGCTTCGAAGTGCCGGTTGCCGTGCCGGGCGTGGACAGCAAGCTGCTCGATCCGCGCGCAAGCTGGGCCGATGCGGAGGAATACGATCGCACGGCACAGACTCTGGTCCGCCAGTTCATCGACAACTTCGCGCAGTTCGCCGATCACGTCGATGAAAGCGTCCGCCAGGCGGCCCCGGTCTCCGCGACCGAAGCGGCCTGA
- a CDS encoding NUDIX hydrolase: MTASATARRIRRAARILLFDTDDRLLLFRFTPEGRSPFWATPGGECDPGEDWADAARRELLEETGIVADPGPIIAARGNDFVTFDGEPVTADERYFRICVPAAAIDTSGHTELERRLMCEHRWFLKAELAAWPERIFPPELLDLLDRDGASGEPSA; this comes from the coding sequence ATGACGGCAAGCGCCACGGCGCGGCGCATCCGCAGGGCGGCGCGCATCCTGCTGTTCGATACCGATGACCGGCTGCTGCTGTTCCGCTTCACGCCCGAAGGCCGCAGCCCGTTCTGGGCGACGCCGGGCGGCGAATGCGATCCCGGCGAGGACTGGGCCGACGCGGCACGGCGCGAACTGCTGGAGGAAACCGGCATCGTCGCCGATCCCGGCCCGATCATTGCCGCGCGCGGCAACGATTTCGTGACCTTCGACGGCGAGCCCGTCACGGCGGACGAGCGCTATTTCCGTATCTGCGTGCCCGCCGCCGCGATCGATACCAGCGGCCATACCGAGCTGGAACGCCGGCTGATGTGCGAACACCGCTGGTTCCTCAAGGCCGAACTGGCCGCGTGGCCCGAACGGATATTCCCGCCCGAACTGCTCGATCTGCTTGACCGCGACGGCGCCAGCGGGGAACCATCGGCCTGA
- a CDS encoding alpha/beta fold hydrolase, producing the protein MEQQRITLANGIALDVVDVGPRDAPVLIFLHGFPESHRTWRHQIAHLSARYRCIAPDQRGYRGSSKPEGVENYTPDKLIGDIFLLADALGVDKFTVLGHDWGGAIAWGVALMGQGTRVTRAVIANAPHPGVFQKLLYLDPVQRAASQYMRAFRDRANDALVREHGLAALLMKALDWKRSPVMEPEERDALMRDWQDADASIAMLNWYRGSPIDVPPLDAPYALPDGFTPPPLPPLNIPTLVIWALDDLALPPANLEGLEAGIPDLTIERIPDCGHFVPWEAPEEVNAAIDSFFARTEFKRSDG; encoded by the coding sequence ATGGAACAGCAGCGGATCACGCTTGCCAACGGAATTGCACTCGACGTGGTGGACGTGGGGCCACGGGATGCCCCGGTGCTGATCTTCCTGCACGGCTTTCCCGAATCGCACCGTACCTGGCGGCACCAGATCGCGCATCTTTCCGCGCGCTATCGTTGCATCGCGCCCGACCAGCGCGGCTATCGCGGATCGTCCAAGCCCGAAGGGGTCGAAAACTACACGCCGGACAAGCTGATCGGCGACATCTTCTTGCTCGCGGATGCGCTGGGCGTCGACAAGTTCACCGTACTCGGCCACGACTGGGGCGGCGCGATCGCCTGGGGCGTGGCGCTGATGGGCCAGGGCACGCGCGTGACGCGCGCGGTGATCGCCAACGCCCCGCACCCTGGCGTGTTCCAGAAGCTGCTCTATCTCGATCCCGTCCAGCGCGCGGCCAGCCAGTACATGCGCGCTTTTCGCGATCGGGCAAACGATGCGCTGGTGCGCGAACACGGTCTGGCCGCATTGCTCATGAAGGCGCTCGACTGGAAGCGATCGCCAGTGATGGAGCCGGAAGAACGCGATGCGCTGATGCGGGACTGGCAGGATGCCGACGCCAGCATCGCGATGCTCAACTGGTATCGCGGCAGCCCGATCGACGTGCCGCCACTCGACGCGCCCTATGCGCTGCCGGACGGCTTCACGCCACCACCGCTGCCGCCGCTCAACATCCCCACGCTGGTGATCTGGGCGCTCGACGACCTGGCGCTGCCGCCCGCCAATCTGGAAGGGCTGGAGGCCGGTATCCCCGATCTGACGATCGAAAGGATTCCCGATTGCGGGCACTTCGTGCCATGGGAAGCGCCCGAGGAAGTGAACGCGGCAATCGACAGCTTCTTCGCCCGCACCGAATTCAAGAGGTCCGATGGCTGA
- a CDS encoding low temperature requirement protein A: MAEQHEPTPSGKRPLLRNHGGGHAPVSNLELFFDLVYVFAITQLSHTLLHHLSWMGLLEAACLFLAVWWAWIYTAWVTNWTDPERGPVRLMLIAVMLGSLLVSVALPDAFGETGLLFAASYVAVQLGRSLVTVLIMRGEDRGAARNMVRIAFWFALPAPLWITGALADPHGTRIALWFAALLIEYLGPVMWFRTPGLGRSTPGDWNISGSHMAERGGLIVIIALGEGIVVTGANFAEATHDPAHVMAFLLAFVGSVLMWWIYFDTGAQRGAEHIEHHAEAGKVARAAYTYLHMPIVAGIVVSAVADALLLEEPAARTEPGLVLTQCGGLLVYLVGNALFKRFSSPLRVFPPSHLAGCLLLGVAGLWAWLMQPPALAFVSATVCVIALVAVWEWGSYHGGWKSRLAQG, translated from the coding sequence ATGGCTGAACAGCACGAGCCAACCCCCTCCGGCAAGCGCCCGCTGCTGCGCAATCATGGCGGGGGGCACGCCCCGGTAAGCAACCTCGAACTGTTCTTCGATCTCGTTTACGTCTTCGCGATCACGCAGCTTTCGCACACCTTGCTCCACCATCTGTCGTGGATGGGGCTGCTGGAAGCGGCCTGCCTGTTCCTGGCCGTGTGGTGGGCGTGGATCTACACCGCCTGGGTCACCAACTGGACCGATCCGGAACGCGGGCCAGTGCGGTTGATGCTGATCGCGGTGATGCTGGGTAGCCTGCTGGTCTCGGTCGCCCTGCCCGATGCGTTCGGCGAAACCGGCCTGCTGTTCGCGGCAAGCTACGTCGCCGTCCAGCTCGGTCGTTCGCTGGTAACGGTTCTTATCATGCGGGGCGAGGACCGTGGGGCCGCGCGCAACATGGTGCGCATCGCGTTCTGGTTCGCTCTGCCCGCGCCGCTGTGGATCACCGGAGCGCTGGCCGATCCCCACGGCACGCGGATCGCCCTGTGGTTCGCCGCTCTGCTGATCGAATATCTGGGACCGGTGATGTGGTTCCGCACGCCGGGACTAGGCCGGTCGACTCCGGGCGACTGGAACATCTCGGGCAGCCACATGGCCGAACGCGGTGGGCTGATCGTCATCATCGCGCTGGGCGAAGGCATCGTCGTGACCGGCGCGAACTTCGCCGAGGCTACCCATGATCCCGCGCACGTGATGGCGTTCCTACTCGCCTTCGTGGGGTCCGTGCTGATGTGGTGGATCTATTTCGACACCGGCGCGCAGCGCGGGGCGGAGCACATCGAGCACCACGCCGAAGCGGGCAAGGTCGCGCGCGCGGCCTATACCTACCTGCACATGCCGATCGTGGCCGGAATCGTCGTCAGCGCCGTGGCCGACGCGCTGCTGCTCGAAGAGCCAGCCGCGCGCACAGAGCCGGGACTGGTGCTGACGCAATGCGGCGGGCTGCTGGTCTATCTGGTTGGCAACGCCCTGTTCAAGCGCTTCTCCAGCCCGCTCCGGGTCTTCCCACCGTCGCATCTGGCAGGCTGCCTTCTGCTCGGCGTGGCGGGGCTGTGGGCATGGCTGATGCAGCCCCCGGCACTGGCTTTCGTCAGCGCGACCGTATGCGTCATCGCGCTGGTGGCGGTGTGGGAATGGGGCTCGTACCACGGCGGCTGGAAAAGCCGGTTGGCGCAGGGCTAA
- a CDS encoding BolA family transcriptional regulator, which translates to MTGPIAQEIEQRLKQAFLPLRIAVINDSASHHGHAGHDGSGESHFTVEIESAAFAGVSRLERQRMVNRALGDLPGQRVHALAIKARAPGE; encoded by the coding sequence ATGACAGGACCGATCGCACAGGAAATCGAACAGAGGCTGAAACAAGCCTTCCTTCCGCTACGGATTGCGGTGATCAACGACAGTGCCAGCCACCATGGCCATGCCGGACACGACGGGTCGGGCGAATCGCATTTCACGGTCGAGATCGAAAGCGCGGCCTTTGCCGGCGTTTCCCGGCTGGAGCGGCAGCGCATGGTTAACCGCGCGCTCGGCGACCTGCCGGGTCAGCGCGTCCACGCGCTGGCCATCAAGGCGCGGGCGCCCGGCGAATGA
- a CDS encoding response regulator transcription factor, with protein sequence MTGNETAIPHRAATVALVDDDRNILTTVSIGLQAEGFVTRLYSDGAAALKALLDNPPDLAVFDIKMPRMDGLELLRRLREKSDLPVIFLTSKIDEADEALGLAMGADDYIAKPFSQRLLIARIRAILRRSEIVRRDATETAPTEPLPDPIRRGRLVMDPARHLVEWNGAPVSLTVTEFLILEALALRPGVVKTRNQLMDAAYHDDVFVDDRTIDSHIKRLRRKFRAADSAFAAIETLYGAGYSFADE encoded by the coding sequence ATGACCGGCAACGAAACCGCGATCCCGCATCGGGCTGCGACCGTGGCCCTGGTCGATGACGACCGCAACATCCTGACGACGGTGTCCATCGGGCTGCAGGCCGAGGGTTTCGTGACGCGGCTCTATTCGGATGGGGCGGCCGCTCTCAAGGCCCTGCTCGACAACCCCCCGGACCTTGCCGTGTTCGACATCAAGATGCCGCGCATGGACGGCCTGGAGCTGTTGCGGCGGCTGCGCGAGAAAAGCGATCTGCCGGTCATCTTCCTCACCAGCAAGATCGACGAGGCGGATGAGGCGCTGGGCCTCGCCATGGGCGCGGACGACTACATTGCCAAACCGTTCAGCCAGCGGCTGCTGATCGCCCGCATCCGCGCTATCTTGCGGCGCAGCGAAATCGTCCGCCGCGACGCAACCGAGACGGCGCCGACCGAGCCGCTTCCCGATCCGATCCGGCGCGGAAGGCTGGTGATGGACCCGGCCCGGCATCTGGTGGAATGGAACGGCGCGCCGGTTTCGCTCACGGTGACCGAGTTCCTGATACTGGAGGCTCTGGCCCTGCGGCCGGGCGTGGTAAAGACGCGCAACCAGTTGATGGACGCGGCCTATCACGATGACGTGTTCGTGGATGATCGCACGATCGACAGCCACATCAAGCGCCTGCGCCGCAAGTTCCGCGCTGCCGATTCCGCCTTCGCCGCGATCGAGACGCTTTATGGCGCGGGATACAGCTTTGCCGATGAATGA
- a CDS encoding SDR family NAD(P)-dependent oxidoreductase, with amino-acid sequence MTFNGQTVWITGASSGIGAAMARAMAKDGAHLILSGRNAAALEEVATDCGNALVLPFDVGDAAARDAAVAAAWEWAQARSGGVDMLVNNAGLSQRSLAVDTAFSVYEHIVGIDLLAPIALTQALLPRMAERGEGRFVMMSSVAGKVGVPMRTAYCAAKFGLIGYADALRAETAHLGLKVHVIAPGSVRTNVSRNAMTADGSLRGASDHAIENGIAPEEAVAAMLAAILRDEREIVIARGIEQQMGELRRTPDALFDQVAAMMAAGYAEKMKREG; translated from the coding sequence ATGACGTTCAACGGACAAACCGTGTGGATCACCGGCGCCTCCTCCGGCATCGGCGCAGCGATGGCGCGGGCGATGGCGAAGGACGGGGCGCATCTGATCCTCTCCGGCCGCAATGCCGCCGCGCTTGAGGAAGTGGCGACCGATTGCGGAAATGCGCTGGTTCTGCCGTTCGATGTCGGCGATGCGGCCGCGCGCGATGCGGCCGTGGCGGCCGCGTGGGAATGGGCGCAGGCGCGCAGCGGCGGCGTGGACATGCTGGTCAACAATGCCGGGCTCAGCCAGCGTTCGCTCGCCGTGGACACGGCCTTTTCGGTCTACGAACATATCGTGGGCATCGACCTGCTGGCCCCCATCGCGCTGACGCAGGCCCTGCTGCCGCGCATGGCGGAGCGGGGCGAAGGTCGCTTCGTCATGATGTCGAGCGTCGCCGGCAAGGTCGGCGTGCCGATGCGGACGGCCTATTGCGCCGCCAAGTTCGGGCTGATCGGTTATGCCGACGCCTTGCGTGCCGAAACCGCGCACCTGGGGCTCAAGGTTCATGTCATTGCGCCGGGCTCGGTCCGCACCAACGTATCGCGCAACGCGATGACGGCCGATGGCAGCCTGCGCGGCGCCAGCGACCACGCGATCGAGAACGGCATCGCGCCCGAGGAAGCCGTTGCCGCCATGCTGGCGGCGATCCTGCGCGACGAGCGCGAAATCGTGATCGCGCGCGGCATCGAGCAACAGATGGGCGAACTGCGCCGCACGCCCGATGCACTGTTCGACCAGGTCGCCGCGATGATGGCCGCCGGCTATGCGGAAAAGATGAAACGGGAGGGGTAA
- a CDS encoding VacJ family lipoprotein: MIVPVSATVLLLANASFASETPNPSVEAAAPQVPGDDATAPVVVSTTAQGPAAQASAPPPAKVDPNSITVEAKRRPSPTDPFENINEKSYEVVQGVDKAFVAPVASVYRDGLPAPLRDGLHNVLYNLDEPVAFVNFVLQLKPHSALKTLGRFVINSTLGIGGLFDVAKRKPFRLPYRHNGFANTMGYYGIGPGPYAFLPIVGPTTLRDGIGLLLDRAFVPTLVRGPFKHPAYSIGASVVRSLDYRVEFDDTLRKLNIEAKDPYAATRTYYLAMRQAEIDALHGKITPVPDPSSFAPKPPAVPAPAPAPAPEASAPAAPAATVPAPTEAPPAPPTAPTQP; this comes from the coding sequence TTGATCGTTCCCGTTTCCGCCACCGTGCTCCTGCTGGCCAACGCCTCGTTCGCATCCGAAACCCCGAACCCATCGGTCGAGGCTGCCGCGCCGCAGGTACCGGGGGACGACGCCACGGCGCCTGTCGTCGTATCGACCACGGCGCAGGGACCGGCCGCGCAAGCCTCCGCACCGCCGCCCGCCAAGGTCGATCCGAACAGCATCACGGTGGAGGCAAAGCGCCGCCCCTCGCCCACCGATCCGTTCGAGAACATCAACGAGAAGTCGTACGAAGTGGTGCAAGGCGTGGACAAAGCCTTCGTCGCGCCCGTCGCCAGCGTCTATCGCGATGGCTTGCCGGCTCCGTTGCGCGATGGCCTGCACAACGTGCTCTACAATCTCGACGAACCGGTCGCGTTCGTGAACTTCGTGCTCCAGTTGAAGCCGCACAGCGCGCTCAAGACGCTCGGCCGTTTCGTGATCAATTCCACGCTCGGCATCGGCGGCCTGTTCGACGTCGCCAAGCGCAAGCCATTCCGCCTTCCCTATCGCCACAACGGCTTCGCCAACACGATGGGCTATTACGGCATCGGTCCCGGCCCCTATGCGTTCCTGCCAATCGTGGGGCCAACCACGCTGCGCGATGGCATCGGCCTGTTACTGGACCGCGCCTTCGTGCCCACGCTGGTGCGCGGGCCGTTCAAGCACCCCGCCTATTCGATCGGCGCCAGCGTGGTGCGCTCGCTCGACTACCGCGTGGAGTTCGACGATACGCTGCGCAAGCTGAACATCGAAGCCAAAGACCCTTACGCCGCGACGCGGACGTATTATCTGGCGATGCGGCAGGCGGAGATCGACGCGCTGCACGGCAAGATCACGCCGGTTCCCGATCCTTCCTCGTTCGCGCCCAAGCCCCCGGCAGTGCCCGCCCCGGCGCCTGCGCCAGCACCGGAAGCAAGCGCGCCGGCCGCCCCTGCCGCGACGGTGCCAGCGCCGACGGAGGCTCCCCCCGCCCCGCCAACCGCGCCCACGCAGCCGTAA